In a single window of the Metopolophium dirhodum isolate CAU chromosome 2, ASM1992520v1, whole genome shotgun sequence genome:
- the LOC132938293 gene encoding heat shock 70 kDa protein 12A-like isoform X1: MFTNSKKSEFAYAIEPEAAVYQIHDRREPPAMMNFAAADTSYHERRRGRVFVDDPLSSLEQEILLFRHNNIQKFQQVLGCVEEEPEYRLDDIECALRYNSLDSGIPTEYDEDEVANSINTTLNRLISLSLEQQCFRQPDGDECTTAMSSFTAAAAPVAVKSNKNCCSPVPLNETYNLVEEVYVNRDQCHTTELQVLDESPEDGIVVAIDIGTTYTGYAYSFRRSGRITVMKKPDYESDTIVDGQKIPTALLLSPDFNFHSFGTAARDYFHDMHPDEAHKWYYFDKFKMFLYNKDVISKETHIMAANSVSLPATRILTEALRHLRYLILEELTERCSEALSLDSISWILTVPAIWNKTTRQLMKEIAIEAGLGSLDNPEAVTIVLEPEAAAVHCRSARLKNTKVLSNINFQDTYETDYCVLNEIGEGCNYLVVNCGGGTVDVTIHQVCRTVNRLPISKLHKPSAGVCGSLSVDIEFVKLLCALFGFGFMSDFKLQRPAAYMELLQRFEEAKKSVSSKVRAPIVIRPPYAFIEHYLKYSDKDVSDAVRDYGSDAIVWNELDGVFILHYLAIEPLFLPSFACISEQINNIVNEDQKVTHMFLVGGYSQSLWLQEKIAERFSDRLKIILPDMAFVSVLRGAVMYDLNRSDTPAYKAKHSYAVGIIKPFVDNTHPIDKLVIKDGKRWCTDLLDYLIEENDCIRDNETVIKKYTPANTSQDSIVINIYLVHNLSAKFVTDDGVSKCGSLKLTRNEDVQLSKELLVQIGFCGQGEVVATALDIASGTRVDAQIAETDC; this comes from the exons atgtTTACAAACTCTAAAAAGAGCGAATTTGCCTATGCAATCGAACCGGAAGCTGCGGTGTACCAAATACACGATCGTAGAG AGCCGCCAGCCATGATGAACTTTGCAGCAGCCGACACGTCGTACCACGAACGCAGGAGGGGACGAGTGTTCGTTGACGATCCGCTGTCTAGTCTCGAACAAGAGATACTGCTGTTCAGACACAACAACATCCAGAAATTTCaacaag TCTTAGGTTGCGTGGAAGAGGAACCGGAGTACAGGCTGGACGACATCGAATGCGCATTGCGCTACAACTCGCTCGACTCCGGCATCCCGACCGAGTACGACGAGGACGAAGTCGCCAACTCGATAAACACGACTCTGAACAG GTTGATATCGTTGTCGCTGGAACAGCAGTGTTTCCGACAACCGGACGGGGATGAGTGTACGACCGCGATGAGCAGTTTTACCGCCGCTGCCGCACCGGTCGCCGTCAAGTCCAACAAAAACTGCTGTAGCCCTGTGCCGTTGAATGAAACTTACAACCTGGTCGAAGAAGTATACGTCAACCGGGACCAATGTCACACGACCGAGCTCCAGGTGCTGGACGAATCGCCCGAAGACGGTATCGTGGTGGCCATCGACATCGGTACGACGTACACCGGTTACGCGTATTCGTTCAGACGGTCCGGCAGAATTACTGTCATGAAGAAACCTGACT atgaAAGCGATACGATAGTAGATGGTCAAAAAATACCCACAGCTCTGCTGTTGTCGCcagatttcaattttcattcgTTTGGAACGGCGGCCCGTGATTATTTCCACGATATGCACCCGGATGAAGCACATAAATGGTACTACTTTGATAagttcaaaatgtttttgtacaatAAAGAC gtaATCTCTAAAGAAACTCATATAATGGCCGCCAACAGCGTGTCCCTTCCGGCCACGCGCATATTGACCGAGGCTTTGCGACATcttagatatttaattttagaagaACTCACTGAACGGTGTTCTGAAGCCTTAAGTCTGGATTCGATTTCGTGGATACTAACCGTGCCGGCTATTTGGAATAAAACTACCAGGCAATTGATGAAAGAAATCGCAATAGAG GCTGGGTTGGGTAGTTTGGACAATCCAGAAGCCGTGACTATAGTTTTGGAGCCTGAAGCAGCAGCTGTACATTGTCGCAGTGCACGGCTCAAAAATACCAAAGTtctttctaatattaattttcaggaTACCTACGAAACAGACTATTGTGTTTTGAACGAAATAGGcgaag GATGTAACTATTTAGTTGTTAATTGTGGTGGTGGTACAGTAGACGTAACAATTCATCAAGTGTGCCGTACTGTCAACCGATTGCCGATCAGTAAACTTCATAAACCTTCAGCAGGCGTCTGTGGATCTTTAA GTGTAGATATAGAATTTGTTAAGCTCCTGTGCGCATTATTCGGTTTTGGATTCATGTCAGATTTTAAACTTCAACGACCCGCGGCTTATATGGAACTCCTTCAAAGGTTTGAAGAAGCTAAAAAGTCAGTGTCCAGCAAAGTGAGAGCGCCTATAGTCATAAGGCCTCCGTACGCGTTTATCGAACACTACTTGAAGTATTCAGACAAAGAc GTATCCGACGCCGTGAGAGATTACGGATCCGACGCGATCGTGTGGAATGAATTGGACGGTGTTTTCATTTTACACTATTTGGCCATCGAGCCGCTTTTTCTGCCAAGCTTTGCATGCATCTCAGAA CAAATCAACAACATAGTAAACGAAGACCAAAAAGTCACTCACATGTTTTTGGTCGGAGGTTACTCTCAGTCGTTGTGGCTTCAAGAAAAGATCGCCGAGCGTTTTAGCGACCGTTTGAAAATAATCTTACCAGACATGGCTTTTGTCAGCGTACTCCGCGGGGCCGTCATGTATGACTTGAACAGGTCGGATACTCCGGCGTACAAAGCCAAACACAGTTACGCCGTGGGCATAATTAAACCATTCGTCGACAACACTCATCCAATCG ATAAACTTGTCATAAAAGACGGCAAGCGTTGGTGTACAGACTTGCTGGATTACCTCATCGAAGAAAACGATTGTATTAGGGATAATGAGACggtcataaaaaaatacactcCCGCGAACACTTCGCAGGATTCGATCGTAATCAATATATACCTAGTTCATAATCTATCTGCAAAG TTTGTTACGGACGACGGAGTGTCAAAATGTGGTTCATTAAAATTGACGAGAAACGAAGACGTCCAACTTTCGAAAGAACTGCTGGTACAAATAGGATTTTGTGGTCAAGGAGAAGTGGTCGCGACCGCTTTAGATATAGCGAGTGGCACTCGAGTGGATGCTCAGATCGCTGAAACTGACTGTTGA
- the LOC132938293 gene encoding heat shock 70 kDa protein 12A-like isoform X2, with amino-acid sequence MFTNSKKSEFAYAIEPEAAVYQIHDRREPPAMMNFAAADTSYHERRRGRVFVDDPLSSLEQEILLFRHNNIQKFQQGCVEEEPEYRLDDIECALRYNSLDSGIPTEYDEDEVANSINTTLNRLISLSLEQQCFRQPDGDECTTAMSSFTAAAAPVAVKSNKNCCSPVPLNETYNLVEEVYVNRDQCHTTELQVLDESPEDGIVVAIDIGTTYTGYAYSFRRSGRITVMKKPDYESDTIVDGQKIPTALLLSPDFNFHSFGTAARDYFHDMHPDEAHKWYYFDKFKMFLYNKDVISKETHIMAANSVSLPATRILTEALRHLRYLILEELTERCSEALSLDSISWILTVPAIWNKTTRQLMKEIAIEAGLGSLDNPEAVTIVLEPEAAAVHCRSARLKNTKVLSNINFQDTYETDYCVLNEIGEGCNYLVVNCGGGTVDVTIHQVCRTVNRLPISKLHKPSAGVCGSLSVDIEFVKLLCALFGFGFMSDFKLQRPAAYMELLQRFEEAKKSVSSKVRAPIVIRPPYAFIEHYLKYSDKDVSDAVRDYGSDAIVWNELDGVFILHYLAIEPLFLPSFACISEQINNIVNEDQKVTHMFLVGGYSQSLWLQEKIAERFSDRLKIILPDMAFVSVLRGAVMYDLNRSDTPAYKAKHSYAVGIIKPFVDNTHPIDKLVIKDGKRWCTDLLDYLIEENDCIRDNETVIKKYTPANTSQDSIVINIYLVHNLSAKFVTDDGVSKCGSLKLTRNEDVQLSKELLVQIGFCGQGEVVATALDIASGTRVDAQIAETDC; translated from the exons atgtTTACAAACTCTAAAAAGAGCGAATTTGCCTATGCAATCGAACCGGAAGCTGCGGTGTACCAAATACACGATCGTAGAG AGCCGCCAGCCATGATGAACTTTGCAGCAGCCGACACGTCGTACCACGAACGCAGGAGGGGACGAGTGTTCGTTGACGATCCGCTGTCTAGTCTCGAACAAGAGATACTGCTGTTCAGACACAACAACATCCAGAAATTTCaacaag GTTGCGTGGAAGAGGAACCGGAGTACAGGCTGGACGACATCGAATGCGCATTGCGCTACAACTCGCTCGACTCCGGCATCCCGACCGAGTACGACGAGGACGAAGTCGCCAACTCGATAAACACGACTCTGAACAG GTTGATATCGTTGTCGCTGGAACAGCAGTGTTTCCGACAACCGGACGGGGATGAGTGTACGACCGCGATGAGCAGTTTTACCGCCGCTGCCGCACCGGTCGCCGTCAAGTCCAACAAAAACTGCTGTAGCCCTGTGCCGTTGAATGAAACTTACAACCTGGTCGAAGAAGTATACGTCAACCGGGACCAATGTCACACGACCGAGCTCCAGGTGCTGGACGAATCGCCCGAAGACGGTATCGTGGTGGCCATCGACATCGGTACGACGTACACCGGTTACGCGTATTCGTTCAGACGGTCCGGCAGAATTACTGTCATGAAGAAACCTGACT atgaAAGCGATACGATAGTAGATGGTCAAAAAATACCCACAGCTCTGCTGTTGTCGCcagatttcaattttcattcgTTTGGAACGGCGGCCCGTGATTATTTCCACGATATGCACCCGGATGAAGCACATAAATGGTACTACTTTGATAagttcaaaatgtttttgtacaatAAAGAC gtaATCTCTAAAGAAACTCATATAATGGCCGCCAACAGCGTGTCCCTTCCGGCCACGCGCATATTGACCGAGGCTTTGCGACATcttagatatttaattttagaagaACTCACTGAACGGTGTTCTGAAGCCTTAAGTCTGGATTCGATTTCGTGGATACTAACCGTGCCGGCTATTTGGAATAAAACTACCAGGCAATTGATGAAAGAAATCGCAATAGAG GCTGGGTTGGGTAGTTTGGACAATCCAGAAGCCGTGACTATAGTTTTGGAGCCTGAAGCAGCAGCTGTACATTGTCGCAGTGCACGGCTCAAAAATACCAAAGTtctttctaatattaattttcaggaTACCTACGAAACAGACTATTGTGTTTTGAACGAAATAGGcgaag GATGTAACTATTTAGTTGTTAATTGTGGTGGTGGTACAGTAGACGTAACAATTCATCAAGTGTGCCGTACTGTCAACCGATTGCCGATCAGTAAACTTCATAAACCTTCAGCAGGCGTCTGTGGATCTTTAA GTGTAGATATAGAATTTGTTAAGCTCCTGTGCGCATTATTCGGTTTTGGATTCATGTCAGATTTTAAACTTCAACGACCCGCGGCTTATATGGAACTCCTTCAAAGGTTTGAAGAAGCTAAAAAGTCAGTGTCCAGCAAAGTGAGAGCGCCTATAGTCATAAGGCCTCCGTACGCGTTTATCGAACACTACTTGAAGTATTCAGACAAAGAc GTATCCGACGCCGTGAGAGATTACGGATCCGACGCGATCGTGTGGAATGAATTGGACGGTGTTTTCATTTTACACTATTTGGCCATCGAGCCGCTTTTTCTGCCAAGCTTTGCATGCATCTCAGAA CAAATCAACAACATAGTAAACGAAGACCAAAAAGTCACTCACATGTTTTTGGTCGGAGGTTACTCTCAGTCGTTGTGGCTTCAAGAAAAGATCGCCGAGCGTTTTAGCGACCGTTTGAAAATAATCTTACCAGACATGGCTTTTGTCAGCGTACTCCGCGGGGCCGTCATGTATGACTTGAACAGGTCGGATACTCCGGCGTACAAAGCCAAACACAGTTACGCCGTGGGCATAATTAAACCATTCGTCGACAACACTCATCCAATCG ATAAACTTGTCATAAAAGACGGCAAGCGTTGGTGTACAGACTTGCTGGATTACCTCATCGAAGAAAACGATTGTATTAGGGATAATGAGACggtcataaaaaaatacactcCCGCGAACACTTCGCAGGATTCGATCGTAATCAATATATACCTAGTTCATAATCTATCTGCAAAG TTTGTTACGGACGACGGAGTGTCAAAATGTGGTTCATTAAAATTGACGAGAAACGAAGACGTCCAACTTTCGAAAGAACTGCTGGTACAAATAGGATTTTGTGGTCAAGGAGAAGTGGTCGCGACCGCTTTAGATATAGCGAGTGGCACTCGAGTGGATGCTCAGATCGCTGAAACTGACTGTTGA
- the LOC132938293 gene encoding heat shock 70 kDa protein 12A-like isoform X3, translating to MMNFAAADTSYHERRRGRVFVDDPLSSLEQEILLFRHNNIQKFQQVLGCVEEEPEYRLDDIECALRYNSLDSGIPTEYDEDEVANSINTTLNRLISLSLEQQCFRQPDGDECTTAMSSFTAAAAPVAVKSNKNCCSPVPLNETYNLVEEVYVNRDQCHTTELQVLDESPEDGIVVAIDIGTTYTGYAYSFRRSGRITVMKKPDYESDTIVDGQKIPTALLLSPDFNFHSFGTAARDYFHDMHPDEAHKWYYFDKFKMFLYNKDVISKETHIMAANSVSLPATRILTEALRHLRYLILEELTERCSEALSLDSISWILTVPAIWNKTTRQLMKEIAIEAGLGSLDNPEAVTIVLEPEAAAVHCRSARLKNTKVLSNINFQDTYETDYCVLNEIGEGCNYLVVNCGGGTVDVTIHQVCRTVNRLPISKLHKPSAGVCGSLSVDIEFVKLLCALFGFGFMSDFKLQRPAAYMELLQRFEEAKKSVSSKVRAPIVIRPPYAFIEHYLKYSDKDVSDAVRDYGSDAIVWNELDGVFILHYLAIEPLFLPSFACISEQINNIVNEDQKVTHMFLVGGYSQSLWLQEKIAERFSDRLKIILPDMAFVSVLRGAVMYDLNRSDTPAYKAKHSYAVGIIKPFVDNTHPIDKLVIKDGKRWCTDLLDYLIEENDCIRDNETVIKKYTPANTSQDSIVINIYLVHNLSAKFVTDDGVSKCGSLKLTRNEDVQLSKELLVQIGFCGQGEVVATALDIASGTRVDAQIAETDC from the exons ATGATGAACTTTGCAGCAGCCGACACGTCGTACCACGAACGCAGGAGGGGACGAGTGTTCGTTGACGATCCGCTGTCTAGTCTCGAACAAGAGATACTGCTGTTCAGACACAACAACATCCAGAAATTTCaacaag TCTTAGGTTGCGTGGAAGAGGAACCGGAGTACAGGCTGGACGACATCGAATGCGCATTGCGCTACAACTCGCTCGACTCCGGCATCCCGACCGAGTACGACGAGGACGAAGTCGCCAACTCGATAAACACGACTCTGAACAG GTTGATATCGTTGTCGCTGGAACAGCAGTGTTTCCGACAACCGGACGGGGATGAGTGTACGACCGCGATGAGCAGTTTTACCGCCGCTGCCGCACCGGTCGCCGTCAAGTCCAACAAAAACTGCTGTAGCCCTGTGCCGTTGAATGAAACTTACAACCTGGTCGAAGAAGTATACGTCAACCGGGACCAATGTCACACGACCGAGCTCCAGGTGCTGGACGAATCGCCCGAAGACGGTATCGTGGTGGCCATCGACATCGGTACGACGTACACCGGTTACGCGTATTCGTTCAGACGGTCCGGCAGAATTACTGTCATGAAGAAACCTGACT atgaAAGCGATACGATAGTAGATGGTCAAAAAATACCCACAGCTCTGCTGTTGTCGCcagatttcaattttcattcgTTTGGAACGGCGGCCCGTGATTATTTCCACGATATGCACCCGGATGAAGCACATAAATGGTACTACTTTGATAagttcaaaatgtttttgtacaatAAAGAC gtaATCTCTAAAGAAACTCATATAATGGCCGCCAACAGCGTGTCCCTTCCGGCCACGCGCATATTGACCGAGGCTTTGCGACATcttagatatttaattttagaagaACTCACTGAACGGTGTTCTGAAGCCTTAAGTCTGGATTCGATTTCGTGGATACTAACCGTGCCGGCTATTTGGAATAAAACTACCAGGCAATTGATGAAAGAAATCGCAATAGAG GCTGGGTTGGGTAGTTTGGACAATCCAGAAGCCGTGACTATAGTTTTGGAGCCTGAAGCAGCAGCTGTACATTGTCGCAGTGCACGGCTCAAAAATACCAAAGTtctttctaatattaattttcaggaTACCTACGAAACAGACTATTGTGTTTTGAACGAAATAGGcgaag GATGTAACTATTTAGTTGTTAATTGTGGTGGTGGTACAGTAGACGTAACAATTCATCAAGTGTGCCGTACTGTCAACCGATTGCCGATCAGTAAACTTCATAAACCTTCAGCAGGCGTCTGTGGATCTTTAA GTGTAGATATAGAATTTGTTAAGCTCCTGTGCGCATTATTCGGTTTTGGATTCATGTCAGATTTTAAACTTCAACGACCCGCGGCTTATATGGAACTCCTTCAAAGGTTTGAAGAAGCTAAAAAGTCAGTGTCCAGCAAAGTGAGAGCGCCTATAGTCATAAGGCCTCCGTACGCGTTTATCGAACACTACTTGAAGTATTCAGACAAAGAc GTATCCGACGCCGTGAGAGATTACGGATCCGACGCGATCGTGTGGAATGAATTGGACGGTGTTTTCATTTTACACTATTTGGCCATCGAGCCGCTTTTTCTGCCAAGCTTTGCATGCATCTCAGAA CAAATCAACAACATAGTAAACGAAGACCAAAAAGTCACTCACATGTTTTTGGTCGGAGGTTACTCTCAGTCGTTGTGGCTTCAAGAAAAGATCGCCGAGCGTTTTAGCGACCGTTTGAAAATAATCTTACCAGACATGGCTTTTGTCAGCGTACTCCGCGGGGCCGTCATGTATGACTTGAACAGGTCGGATACTCCGGCGTACAAAGCCAAACACAGTTACGCCGTGGGCATAATTAAACCATTCGTCGACAACACTCATCCAATCG ATAAACTTGTCATAAAAGACGGCAAGCGTTGGTGTACAGACTTGCTGGATTACCTCATCGAAGAAAACGATTGTATTAGGGATAATGAGACggtcataaaaaaatacactcCCGCGAACACTTCGCAGGATTCGATCGTAATCAATATATACCTAGTTCATAATCTATCTGCAAAG TTTGTTACGGACGACGGAGTGTCAAAATGTGGTTCATTAAAATTGACGAGAAACGAAGACGTCCAACTTTCGAAAGAACTGCTGGTACAAATAGGATTTTGTGGTCAAGGAGAAGTGGTCGCGACCGCTTTAGATATAGCGAGTGGCACTCGAGTGGATGCTCAGATCGCTGAAACTGACTGTTGA
- the LOC132939248 gene encoding large ribosomal subunit protein uL24, translating into MKFNIYKTSSRRKSRKAHFTAPSHIRRRIMSAPLSKELRSKYNVKSMPVRKDDEVQVVRGHFRGQQVGKIVQVYRKKYVIYIERIQREKANGATVYVGIHPSKCVIVKLKLDKDRKKILDRRGKGRAQALALKGKGKYTEESAAAAAMETSSS; encoded by the exons ATGAAGTTCAACATTTACAAAACGTCGTCGAGACGCAAGTCCCGCAAAGCGCACTTCACAGCTCCGTCGCACATCAGACGTCGCATCATGTCGGCGCCTCTGTCAAAGGAACTGAGGAGCAAGTACAACGTTAAGTCTATGCCCGTCCGCAAAGACGACGAAGTCCAG gtTGTAAGAGGACATTTCAGAGGTCAACAAGTTGGCAAAATTGTCCAAGTTTACAGAAAGAAATACGTCATCTACATTGAAAGGATTCAACGTGAGAAAGCTAATGGTGCAACTGTTTATGTTGGAATTCACCCTTCAAAG TGTGTCATTGTAAAACTCAAGTTGGACAAAGACCGTAAGAAGATCCTTGATAGGAGAGGCAAAGGCAGAGCTCAAGCATTAGCTCTCAAAGGAAAAGGAAAATACACCGAAGAATCTGCAGCAGCAGCCGCGATGGAAACATCATCATCGTAA